The proteins below are encoded in one region of Corynebacterium sphenisci DSM 44792:
- a CDS encoding ribonuclease H family protein, producing the protein MTIIAAADGSALGNPGPAGWCWYIDEDSWAAGGWPSGTNNRGELTAVAELLDATAHRTDEPLEILCDSQYVINSVTKWMAGWKRKGWKKRDGKPVLNVDLMQRLDAAMVGRKVTFTWVKGHSGHELNEAADQRARAAATAHQKGLPVEPGPGFAGDPRDTRRGQASPGLAPDTREPDLFDDAAGEPAAADRDRGEEARRAHRTLARAIGRLIAGDGRRARFLTRGAVLVPAIDAVDPAFVDAEVEIGVVAGDVAVTVARAADLVATCTWEVAGEPRLVALHAGRP; encoded by the coding sequence ATGACCATCATCGCCGCCGCAGACGGTTCCGCCCTCGGCAACCCCGGCCCCGCAGGCTGGTGCTGGTACATCGACGAGGACTCCTGGGCGGCCGGCGGCTGGCCCAGCGGCACCAACAACCGCGGTGAGCTCACCGCCGTCGCCGAGCTCCTCGACGCCACCGCGCACCGCACCGACGAACCCCTCGAGATCCTCTGCGACTCCCAGTACGTCATCAACTCGGTCACCAAGTGGATGGCCGGGTGGAAGCGCAAGGGCTGGAAGAAACGGGACGGCAAACCCGTGCTCAACGTGGACCTCATGCAGCGGCTCGACGCCGCCATGGTGGGCCGGAAGGTCACCTTCACCTGGGTCAAGGGCCACTCCGGGCATGAGCTCAACGAGGCCGCCGACCAGCGCGCCCGGGCGGCGGCCACCGCCCACCAGAAGGGCCTGCCCGTCGAACCCGGCCCCGGTTTCGCCGGCGACCCCCGGGACACCCGCCGCGGCCAGGCGAGCCCGGGGCTGGCCCCGGACACCCGGGAGCCGGACCTCTTCGACGACGCCGCCGGGGAGCCGGCCGCCGCCGACCGGGACCGCGGCGAGGAGGCCCGCCGGGCGCACCGCACCCTGGCCCGGGCCATCGGCCGGCTGATCGCCGGGGACGGCCGCCGGGCCCGGTTCCTCACCCGCGGCGCGGTGCTGGTGCCCGCCATCGACGCGGTGGACCCCGCCTTCGTCGACGCGGAGGTGGAGATCGGCGTCGTCGCCGGCGATGTCGCGGTCACCGTCGCCCGGGCCGCGGACCTGGTCGCCACCTGCACCTGGGAGGTCGCCGGGGAGCCCCGGCTGGTCGCCCTGCACGCGGGGCGCCCCTGA
- a CDS encoding Trm112 family protein, which yields MSLDPDLLEILACPRDRGPLEYREADQVLVNPRLGIAYRIDRGIPVLLPDEAVDWP from the coding sequence ATGAGCCTCGACCCCGACCTGCTGGAGATCCTCGCCTGCCCCCGCGACCGGGGCCCCCTGGAGTACCGCGAGGCCGACCAGGTGCTGGTCAACCCGCGGCTGGGCATCGCCTACCGGATCGACCGGGGCATCCCGGTGCTGCTGCCCGATGAGGCGGTCGACTGGCCGTGA
- a CDS encoding tetratricopeptide repeat protein, which produces MADNERPRRRADRDDRGRAGRPGRDRGERGDRGDRRRANRGGRGQAEARGPRTGPQRPGFREERMGLRANEPALPDDVRADELDPSVRQDLRSLAKDNADAVARHMVMAASLLAEDPGKALRHARAAKDRAGRVGVVRETLGVAAYHAGEWREALAELRAARRISGGPGMLAVMADCERGLGRPEKAIELGRSAEAEQLDEDDRTELAIVLAGARRDLGDVAGALLELETRNPDPRAEDLASARLFYAYGDALAAAGRLEEARTWLRRVAKLDPDDALQARARLDELGKGR; this is translated from the coding sequence ATGGCGGACAATGAACGGCCCCGCCGGAGGGCGGATCGGGACGACCGCGGACGGGCCGGCCGGCCGGGCCGGGATCGCGGCGAGCGCGGGGACCGGGGCGACCGGCGCCGCGCCAACCGGGGCGGGCGCGGCCAGGCCGAGGCCCGGGGCCCGCGGACCGGCCCGCAGCGCCCCGGCTTCCGCGAGGAGCGAATGGGCCTGCGCGCCAATGAGCCGGCGCTGCCCGATGACGTCCGCGCCGACGAACTCGACCCCTCGGTGCGCCAGGATCTGCGCAGCCTCGCCAAGGACAACGCCGACGCGGTGGCGCGGCACATGGTGATGGCCGCGAGCCTGCTCGCCGAGGACCCCGGGAAGGCGCTGCGGCACGCCCGCGCCGCCAAGGACCGGGCCGGCCGGGTCGGGGTGGTCCGGGAGACCCTCGGGGTGGCCGCCTACCACGCCGGGGAATGGCGGGAGGCGCTCGCCGAACTGCGCGCCGCCCGCCGGATCAGCGGCGGGCCGGGGATGCTCGCGGTGATGGCGGACTGCGAACGCGGCCTGGGCCGGCCGGAGAAGGCCATCGAACTGGGCCGCTCCGCGGAGGCCGAGCAGCTCGACGAGGACGACCGCACCGAGCTGGCGATCGTGCTCGCCGGGGCGCGCCGCGACCTCGGCGACGTCGCCGGGGCGCTGCTCGAGCTGGAGACCCGGAACCCGGACCCCCGCGCCGAGGATCTCGCCTCGGCCCGGCTGTTCTACGCCTACGGCGACGCCCTGGCCGCCGCCGGCCGACTGGAGGAGGCCCGCACCTGGCTGCGGCGGGTCGCGAAACTGGACCCCGATGACGCGCTGCAGGCCCGGGCCCGGCTCGACGAGCTCGGGAAGGGGCGGTAG
- a CDS encoding arginine repressor has translation MTAAAGSRAARQARIADLLAREEVTSQVQLMELLAAEGIEIAQATLSRDLDELGARKVRDASGAGRYRLEGEGAGGGGGAVTRMRRVLDELLVGAEASGPIAVLRTPPGAAQYLAGAIDRAGLAEIAGTIAGDDTIMCLAREPVTGAELARRLAPGAGT, from the coding sequence ATGACCGCCGCGGCCGGCTCCCGGGCCGCCCGGCAGGCCCGGATCGCCGATCTGCTGGCCCGCGAGGAGGTCACCAGCCAGGTGCAGCTGATGGAGCTGCTCGCCGCCGAGGGCATCGAGATCGCCCAGGCGACGCTCAGCCGGGACCTCGACGAGCTCGGCGCCCGCAAGGTGCGCGACGCCTCCGGGGCGGGCCGCTACCGGCTCGAGGGGGAGGGCGCCGGCGGCGGCGGGGGCGCGGTCACCCGGATGCGCCGGGTGCTCGACGAGCTGCTCGTCGGCGCCGAGGCCTCCGGGCCGATCGCGGTGCTGCGCACCCCGCCGGGGGCCGCCCAGTACCTCGCCGGGGCCATCGACCGGGCCGGGCTGGCCGAGATCGCCGGCACCATCGCCGGCGACGACACCATCATGTGCCTGGCCCGGGAGCCGGTCACCGGCGCCGAACTGGCCCGGCGGCTGGCCCCCGGCGCCGGGACGTAG
- a CDS encoding DNA-3-methyladenine glycosylase, with amino-acid sequence MTGLGERLAGHPEAAARALAGAVLEIPAEGLRAVITEVEAYGGPPESPWPDPGAHTWPGPTDRNRVMFGPAGRLYVYRSYGLHRCANVTCGPEGVGGGVLLRSVRLLAGREAALRRRGLDADAPPARLRRATLGPGNVAAALGIDLADYGTDLLHPDSRIRLRPAGAPVELIAGPRVGLRRASARPWRLRVAGERVSGYRAHPLADGLE; translated from the coding sequence GTGACCGGTCTTGGCGAGCGCCTCGCCGGGCATCCGGAGGCCGCCGCCCGGGCGCTGGCCGGGGCGGTGCTGGAGATCCCGGCGGAGGGGCTGCGCGCGGTGATCACCGAGGTGGAGGCCTACGGCGGCCCGCCGGAGTCGCCCTGGCCGGACCCGGGGGCGCACACCTGGCCCGGGCCCACCGACCGCAACCGGGTGATGTTCGGCCCCGCCGGCCGGCTCTACGTCTACCGCTCCTACGGGCTGCACCGCTGCGCCAACGTCACCTGCGGGCCGGAGGGCGTCGGCGGCGGGGTGCTGCTGCGCTCGGTGCGCCTGCTCGCCGGCCGGGAGGCGGCGCTGCGCCGCCGCGGCCTGGACGCGGACGCCCCGCCGGCGCGGCTGCGCCGGGCCACCCTCGGCCCCGGCAACGTCGCCGCCGCGCTGGGCATCGACCTCGCCGACTACGGCACGGATCTGCTGCACCCGGATTCGCGGATCCGGCTGCGCCCCGCCGGGGCGCCGGTCGAGCTCATCGCCGGGCCCCGGGTGGGGCTGCGCCGCGCCTCCGCCCGGCCCTGGCGGCTGCGGGTCGCCGGGGAGCGGGTCTCCGGCTACCGGGCGCATCCGCTGGCCGACGGGCTGGAGTAG
- a CDS encoding HAD-IIA family hydrolase, with protein MAGGTLVAAHDAALLDLDGTVYEGGRAIPGAREALAEAELPMLFITNNASRAPGAVAAQLRDLGYAAEAADVMTSAQAAIEMARELIDPGAAVLVLGAESFRELAAEAGYRVVSSADDSPAAVLHGHSPDTGWAELSEAALAIRAGAAYLASNLDTTLPVERGLLVGNGSMVAAVTSATGVAPRSAGKPEPAMFHRGAARLGATRPLAIGDRLNTDIAGGNNAGHATLMVVTGVSGHRETLLAAPGERPRYIGATMAALNEPAEHAAPGPQAGFTVTRDESDPATLVLAGGDPADPRLADPARAAVAALLTAAGLAWAPGAAPVTGIRAAEPGGPAAAALAAWR; from the coding sequence GTGGCCGGGGGCACCCTCGTCGCGGCCCATGACGCCGCCCTGCTCGACCTCGACGGCACCGTCTACGAGGGCGGCCGGGCGATTCCCGGCGCCCGCGAGGCGCTCGCCGAGGCAGAGCTGCCGATGCTGTTCATCACCAACAACGCCTCCCGGGCGCCCGGGGCGGTCGCCGCGCAGCTGCGTGACCTCGGCTACGCCGCCGAGGCCGCCGACGTGATGACCTCCGCGCAGGCGGCCATCGAGATGGCCCGGGAGCTGATCGACCCCGGTGCGGCGGTGCTGGTGCTCGGCGCCGAGTCCTTCCGGGAGCTCGCCGCCGAGGCCGGCTACCGGGTGGTCTCCTCCGCCGACGACTCCCCGGCCGCGGTGCTGCACGGGCACAGCCCGGACACCGGCTGGGCGGAGCTCTCCGAGGCGGCGCTGGCGATCCGCGCCGGCGCGGCCTACCTCGCCTCCAACCTGGACACCACGCTGCCGGTGGAGCGCGGCCTGCTGGTCGGCAACGGCTCCATGGTCGCCGCGGTGACCTCGGCGACCGGGGTGGCCCCGCGCAGCGCCGGCAAACCCGAGCCGGCCATGTTCCACCGCGGCGCCGCCCGGCTCGGCGCCACCCGCCCGCTGGCCATCGGGGACCGGCTGAACACGGACATCGCCGGCGGCAACAACGCCGGCCACGCCACCCTGATGGTGGTCACCGGGGTCTCCGGGCACCGGGAGACCCTGCTGGCCGCCCCCGGGGAGCGGCCCCGCTACATCGGGGCCACCATGGCGGCGCTCAACGAGCCGGCCGAGCACGCCGCCCCCGGCCCCCAGGCCGGGTTCACCGTCACCCGGGACGAATCCGACCCGGCGACGCTGGTGCTCGCCGGCGGCGACCCGGCGGACCCGCGGCTGGCGGACCCGGCCCGCGCGGCGGTGGCCGCGCTGCTCACCGCCGCCGGGCTCGCCTGGGCGCCGGGCGCGGCCCCGGTGACCGGGATCCGCGCCGCCGAACCCGGGGGCCCGGCCGCGGCGGCCCTGGCGGCGTGGCGATGA
- the argH gene encoding argininosuccinate lyase, producing MSVERHGTNEGSLWGGRFAGGPAEAMAALSKSTHFDWVLAPYDVAASKAHARVLHARGLLSEEDFATMLAGLDALGADVASGAFGPEPADEDVHGAMERGLIDRVGPEVGGRLRAGRSRNDQVATLFRMWLRDAVREVADGVLDLVDALAGQAAAHPAAIMPGKTHFQAAQPVLLAHQLLAHAQPLLRDIARIRDLDRRLAVSPYGSGALAGSSLHLDPEAIAAELGFDSAADNSIDATSSRDFAAEAAYVLAQIAVDMSRLAEEVIAWSTPEFGYVTLADAWSTGSSIMPQKKNPDVAELARGKTGRLIGNLAGLMATLKAQPLAYNRDLQEDKEPIVDSVAQLRLLLPAMTGLVATLTFHEERMAELAPAGYTLATDLAEWLVRRGVPFRVAHEASGQCVRIAESRGVGLDGLTDAELAGVHPELTAEVREVLTVEGAVASRDTRGGTAGERVAEQLARVREAAATGRAWAATPVRAD from the coding sequence ATGAGCGTTGAGCGGCACGGCACCAACGAGGGCTCCCTGTGGGGCGGCCGGTTCGCCGGGGGACCGGCGGAGGCGATGGCGGCGTTGAGCAAGTCCACCCACTTCGACTGGGTGCTCGCCCCCTATGACGTGGCCGCCTCCAAGGCGCACGCGCGGGTGCTGCACGCCCGGGGGCTGCTCTCCGAGGAGGATTTCGCCACCATGCTCGCCGGGCTGGACGCCCTCGGCGCGGACGTCGCCTCCGGGGCCTTCGGCCCGGAGCCGGCCGACGAGGACGTGCACGGTGCCATGGAACGCGGGCTCATCGACCGGGTCGGCCCCGAGGTCGGCGGCCGGCTGCGCGCCGGCCGCTCCCGCAACGACCAGGTCGCCACCCTGTTCCGGATGTGGCTGCGCGACGCGGTGCGCGAGGTCGCCGACGGGGTGCTCGACCTGGTCGACGCCCTGGCCGGGCAGGCCGCGGCCCATCCGGCGGCGATCATGCCGGGCAAGACCCACTTCCAGGCGGCGCAGCCGGTGCTGCTCGCCCACCAGCTGCTCGCGCACGCCCAGCCGCTGCTGCGCGATATCGCCCGGATCCGGGATCTGGACCGCCGGCTGGCGGTGAGCCCCTACGGCTCCGGGGCGCTGGCCGGGTCCTCGCTGCACCTGGACCCGGAGGCGATCGCCGCGGAGCTGGGCTTCGATTCGGCCGCGGACAACTCCATCGACGCGACCAGCTCCCGGGACTTCGCCGCGGAGGCGGCGTACGTGCTCGCCCAGATCGCGGTGGACATGTCCCGGCTCGCCGAGGAGGTGATCGCCTGGTCCACCCCGGAGTTCGGCTACGTCACCCTCGCCGACGCCTGGTCCACCGGCTCCTCGATCATGCCGCAGAAGAAGAACCCGGACGTCGCGGAGCTGGCCCGCGGCAAAACCGGGCGCCTCATCGGCAACCTCGCCGGGCTGATGGCCACCCTCAAGGCGCAGCCGCTGGCCTACAACCGGGACCTGCAGGAGGACAAGGAGCCGATCGTCGACTCGGTGGCGCAGCTGCGGCTGCTGCTGCCCGCGATGACCGGGCTGGTGGCCACCCTGACCTTCCACGAGGAGCGGATGGCGGAGCTCGCCCCGGCCGGCTACACCCTGGCCACCGATCTCGCGGAATGGCTGGTGCGCCGCGGGGTGCCCTTCCGGGTCGCCCACGAGGCCTCCGGGCAGTGCGTGCGCATCGCCGAATCCCGCGGGGTGGGCCTGGACGGGCTCACCGACGCCGAGCTGGCCGGGGTGCACCCGGAGCTCACCGCGGAGGTGCGCGAGGTGCTCACCGTGGAGGGCGCGGTAGCCTCCCGGGACACCCGGGGCGGCACCGCCGGCGAGCGGGTCGCCGAGCAGCTCGCCCGGGTCCGGGAGGCCGCGGCCACCGGCCGGGCCTGGGCGGCCACCCCGGTGCGCGCCGATTAG
- the tyrS gene encoding tyrosine--tRNA ligase, whose protein sequence is MVRVSTPNIIDELLWRGLIAQSTDLDALREEVEAGPITAYVGFDPTADSLHAGHLVPLVMLKRLQEAGHRPIAVAGGATGMIGDPRDVGERSMLTDEQAAANVAKIKVQLARFIDFSEGRGLLVNNADWTMRMSVIEFLRDLGKNFPLNMMLDRETVKRRLEGDGISYTEFSYMLLQANDFVQLRREHDCRLQIGGSDQWGNIVSGVDLNRRLDGERVHGLTVPLVTDAEGKKFGKSTGGGKLWLDPELTSPYAWYQYFVNAGDAVVIDYLKWFTFLDREEIAGYEEAVAERPFKREAQRRLARELTDLVHGVEARQAVEAAAAALFGRGELRELDEPTLAAAVTETTGGTVADIAAGQPRTIVDLLIASGLAKSKGEARRTIKEGGAYANNERITDEAWEPGEGDLLHGRWLVLRRGKKNFGGVRFAG, encoded by the coding sequence ATGGTGCGGGTGAGCACCCCGAACATCATCGACGAACTGCTGTGGCGCGGGCTGATCGCGCAATCCACGGACCTCGACGCGCTGCGCGAGGAGGTCGAGGCCGGGCCGATCACCGCCTACGTCGGCTTCGACCCGACCGCCGATTCGCTGCACGCCGGGCACCTGGTGCCCCTGGTGATGCTCAAGCGCCTCCAGGAGGCGGGCCACCGCCCGATCGCGGTGGCCGGCGGCGCCACCGGGATGATCGGCGATCCCCGCGACGTCGGGGAGCGCTCCATGCTCACCGATGAGCAGGCCGCGGCGAACGTCGCCAAGATCAAGGTCCAGCTGGCCCGGTTCATCGACTTCTCCGAGGGCCGGGGGCTGCTGGTCAACAACGCGGACTGGACCATGCGGATGAGCGTCATCGAGTTCCTCCGCGATCTCGGCAAGAACTTCCCGCTGAACATGATGCTGGACCGGGAGACCGTGAAGCGCCGCCTGGAGGGCGACGGCATCTCCTACACGGAGTTCTCCTACATGCTGCTGCAGGCCAACGACTTCGTGCAGCTCCGCCGCGAGCACGACTGCCGGCTGCAGATCGGCGGCTCCGACCAGTGGGGCAACATCGTCTCCGGGGTGGATCTGAACCGCCGCCTGGACGGGGAGCGGGTGCACGGGTTGACCGTGCCCCTGGTCACCGACGCCGAGGGCAAGAAGTTCGGCAAGTCCACCGGAGGCGGCAAGCTGTGGCTGGACCCGGAGCTGACCAGCCCCTACGCCTGGTACCAGTACTTCGTCAACGCGGGGGACGCGGTGGTCATCGACTACCTGAAGTGGTTCACCTTCCTGGACCGGGAGGAGATCGCCGGCTACGAGGAGGCCGTCGCCGAACGCCCCTTCAAGCGCGAGGCGCAGCGGCGGCTGGCCCGGGAGCTCACCGACCTGGTGCACGGGGTCGAGGCGCGCCAGGCGGTGGAGGCCGCCGCCGCGGCGCTGTTCGGCCGCGGGGAGTTGCGCGAGCTCGACGAGCCCACCCTGGCCGCCGCGGTGACCGAGACCACCGGGGGAACGGTCGCCGACATCGCCGCCGGGCAGCCGCGCACCATCGTGGACCTGCTCATCGCCTCCGGGCTGGCGAAGTCCAAGGGGGAGGCCCGGCGCACCATCAAGGAGGGCGGGGCCTACGCGAACAACGAGCGGATCACCGACGAGGCCTGGGAGCCCGGGGAGGGGGACCTGCTGCACGGCCGCTGGCTGGTGCTGCGCCGGGGCAAGAAGAACTTCGGCGGGGTGCGCTTCGCCGGCTGA
- a CDS encoding argininosuccinate synthase yields the protein MTDRVILAYSGGLDTSVAIEWMKQETGAEVVAVSIDVGQGGEDLETIRRRALDCGAVESVVVDARDEFAEEYCLPAIKANGLYMKQYPLVSALSRPLIVKHMAAAAKEHGGTHVAHGCTGKGNDQVRFEVGFANTAPDLKIIAPARDYAWTRDKAIAFAEKNDLPIEQSKSSPFSIDQNLFGRAIETGYLEDLWNAPTKDVYAYTEDPTLNFSSPDEVIVTFEDGVPVAIDGQRMSMLQIIEEMNRRAGAQGVGRLDMVEDRLVGIKSREIYEAPGAIALITAHQGLEDVTVERELARYKRSVEGRWAELVYDGLWFSPLKRALDVFVEETQRNVSGDVRMVMHGGACWVNGRRSTSSLYDFNLATYDEGDTFDQTLARGFVELHGLSSKIAAKRDFGL from the coding sequence ATGACCGATCGCGTCATTCTCGCCTACTCCGGCGGCCTGGACACCTCCGTCGCCATCGAGTGGATGAAGCAGGAGACCGGCGCCGAGGTCGTCGCCGTGTCCATCGACGTCGGGCAGGGCGGCGAGGACCTGGAGACCATCCGCCGGCGCGCCCTGGACTGCGGCGCCGTGGAGAGCGTGGTCGTCGACGCCCGCGACGAGTTCGCCGAGGAGTACTGCCTGCCCGCGATCAAGGCCAACGGGCTGTACATGAAGCAGTACCCGCTGGTCTCCGCGCTGTCCCGGCCGCTCATCGTCAAGCACATGGCCGCCGCCGCCAAGGAGCACGGCGGCACCCACGTCGCGCACGGCTGCACCGGCAAGGGCAATGACCAGGTCCGCTTCGAGGTGGGCTTCGCCAACACCGCCCCGGATCTGAAGATCATCGCCCCGGCCCGCGACTACGCCTGGACCCGGGACAAGGCGATCGCCTTCGCGGAGAAGAACGATCTGCCCATCGAGCAGTCGAAGTCCTCGCCCTTCTCCATCGACCAGAACCTCTTCGGCCGGGCCATCGAGACCGGCTACCTGGAGGATCTGTGGAACGCGCCGACGAAGGACGTCTACGCCTACACCGAGGACCCCACCCTGAACTTCTCCTCCCCGGACGAGGTCATCGTCACCTTCGAGGACGGGGTGCCGGTGGCCATCGACGGCCAGCGGATGAGCATGCTGCAGATCATCGAGGAGATGAACCGCCGCGCCGGCGCCCAGGGCGTGGGCCGGCTGGACATGGTCGAGGACCGGCTGGTGGGCATCAAGAGCCGCGAGATCTACGAGGCGCCCGGCGCCATCGCGCTCATCACCGCGCACCAGGGCCTGGAGGACGTCACCGTGGAGCGCGAGCTGGCCCGCTACAAGCGCTCCGTGGAGGGCCGCTGGGCGGAGCTGGTCTACGACGGGCTGTGGTTCTCCCCGCTCAAGCGGGCCCTGGACGTCTTCGTGGAGGAGACCCAGCGCAATGTCAGCGGCGATGTCCGGATGGTCATGCACGGCGGGGCCTGCTGGGTCAACGGCCGGCGCTCCACCTCCTCGCTCTACGACTTCAACCTGGCCACCTACGACGAGGGCGACACCTTCGACCAGACCCTGGCCCGCGGTTTCGTGGAGCTGCACGGGCTGAGCTCCAAGATCGCCGCCAAGCGCGACTTCGGGCTCTGA